Proteins from a genomic interval of Bacillota bacterium:
- the nuoF gene encoding NADH-quinone oxidoreductase subunit NuoF codes for MKTRNEICGYPVITARCGKIDPDSIEDYIAAGGYKALEKALNMTSQEVVDEVKASNLRGRGGAGFPTGVKMETILKTDVFPKYLVCNADEGEPGNFKDKYLMENDPHQLIEGMIITAYSMGIEKGYIYIRGEYNKPIIIMSRAIEAAREKGFLGKRILGSDFSFDIEIRSGAGAYICGEEFALIESIEGKAGRPRSKPPYPTVSGIYNKPTLINNVETFSNLPFIIQEGAEKFISIGTPSSSGTKLVSLSGNVNNRGVYEIPFGVTIRDIIYKLGGGIPENRKIRMVQLGGASGPCIPEEMLDIKLDYKEMENKGLTMGAGAVIVIDERYNVLEIVRLIMRFFRHESCGKCTPCREGNRQILRILYRFVSGNASNNDLALLESICNVMCQTSFCGLGQTAPTAVLTTMKYFRDDYLSGMRNLSTNSNIV; via the coding sequence ATGAAAACAAGGAATGAGATTTGTGGTTACCCTGTTATAACTGCCAGGTGTGGGAAAATTGACCCTGATTCCATTGAGGATTATATTGCAGCAGGAGGGTACAAAGCCCTGGAAAAGGCTTTGAATATGACATCCCAGGAGGTTGTGGACGAAGTAAAAGCATCAAATTTGAGGGGACGCGGTGGAGCAGGTTTTCCAACAGGAGTAAAGATGGAGACTATCCTTAAAACGGATGTGTTTCCCAAGTACCTGGTTTGTAATGCTGACGAAGGAGAGCCCGGCAACTTTAAAGACAAGTATCTCATGGAGAATGACCCGCACCAGTTGATAGAAGGAATGATTATTACCGCATATTCCATGGGGATAGAAAAAGGCTATATCTACATAAGGGGAGAATATAACAAACCTATTATAATAATGAGCAGAGCCATTGAAGCGGCAAGAGAAAAAGGGTTTCTGGGCAAAAGGATTCTGGGGTCGGATTTCAGTTTTGATATTGAAATCCGTTCAGGTGCAGGTGCATACATATGCGGTGAGGAATTTGCGCTTATCGAATCCATAGAGGGAAAAGCGGGCAGACCAAGAAGTAAGCCGCCTTATCCTACAGTTTCCGGAATATATAACAAGCCAACCCTTATAAATAATGTGGAGACGTTTTCAAACCTGCCTTTTATTATACAGGAAGGTGCCGAAAAGTTCATTTCCATAGGCACTCCATCTTCGAGCGGAACAAAACTGGTCAGTCTTTCGGGAAATGTTAACAACCGAGGTGTATACGAGATTCCTTTCGGTGTCACGATACGCGATATTATTTACAAACTGGGAGGAGGGATTCCGGAAAACAGGAAAATAAGGATGGTACAACTTGGAGGAGCGTCAGGGCCCTGTATTCCCGAGGAAATGCTTGATATAAAGCTTGATTACAAGGAGATGGAAAACAAGGGTCTTACCATGGGTGCCGGAGCGGTTATTGTAATCGATGAAAGATATAATGTACTTGAAATAGTAAGGCTGATTATGAGATTCTTCAGGCATGAATCGTGTGGTAAATGTACACCCTGCAGGGAGGGTAACAGGCAGATACTCAGGATACTCTACAGGTTTGTTTCAGGTAATGCTTCGAACAATGACCTAGCACTCCTGGAATCCATATGCAATGTCATGTGCCAGACTTCATTCTGTGGTCTCGGTCAGACTGCACCCACGGCTGTTCTGACCACAATGAAGTATTTCAGGGATGATTACTTGTCAGGTATGCGCAATCTTTCAACGAATTCCAATATTGTATAA
- a CDS encoding NAD(P)H-dependent oxidoreductase subunit E, which produces MVKLKEIIERRGRASENLIHILLDYQKSKDTNYISEDEVKFVANELNIKESRVYSIITFYSLFSTKPRGKFIIQVCGDVPCYVNGSLNVVKELENILRIKMGETTPDGVFTLEHTSCLGCCDISPAIRIGEELYGNLTPGKIAGIISSYRRKYNENKE; this is translated from the coding sequence ATGGTAAAACTCAAGGAAATCATTGAAAGGCGCGGGAGAGCGTCTGAAAACCTCATCCATATCCTGCTTGATTATCAGAAAAGCAAGGATACAAATTACATTTCGGAGGATGAGGTGAAGTTTGTTGCAAATGAACTCAATATTAAGGAAAGTCGAGTTTACAGCATTATTACTTTTTATTCCCTGTTTTCCACCAAACCCAGGGGGAAGTTCATAATCCAGGTTTGCGGAGATGTGCCGTGTTATGTAAATGGTTCTTTAAATGTTGTAAAAGAACTGGAAAATATCCTCAGGATCAAAATGGGGGAGACTACACCGGATGGTGTATTTACTCTGGAGCATACCAGCTGCTTGGGATGCTGTGATATTTCTCCGGCTATCAGGATAGGCGAAGAACTGTACGGAAATCTGACACCCGGAAAAATAGCCGGTATTATTTCATCGTATAGGAGGAAGTACAATGAAAACAAGGAATGA